Proteins from one Hemibagrus wyckioides isolate EC202008001 linkage group LG16, SWU_Hwy_1.0, whole genome shotgun sequence genomic window:
- the LOC131366513 gene encoding metal transporter CNNM3 isoform X3 produces MVVGLAELRILLMILSACWFESGVCSLNTSPSVYGLRLENATEQVYMPVRVLTAARGSSFVLRLFGSYLLNETVGPWVAFAKKVDTTPAEDACSVETLRNSSAFQVQEVSWVHENEALIKVHTDDTDISDEVKDETHLVLHCLCVFSGQKWQSAGQDEFRVKDPDLPSERIPTWGLAIIIILGVFICSLIRCLNLSLLWLDPLELYVLHSCGSEDERRLAKRLEPIRRRGNFLLCSLLFLCALGHSVLGVIFYRAFGSILPAVFACAALIFLVAELLPHIISSGYGFYLAPSLVWLAQSCLIITCPLSCPLGLFLDFALKRDVSTCGVREKVMELIRTNVNDPYSEFVKEEFRRGTLRSKTVEDILTPLKDCFMLPSTAVLDFSTMSEIMQSGYTRVPVYEEERSNIVEILYVKDLALVDPADCTPMTTITKFYNHPLHFVFNDTKLDAMLEEFKKGNSHLAIVQRVNNEGEGDPFYEVLGLVTLEDVIEEIIKSEILDESDGYMNMKVKRPLPQLEIPLEPRAIQEEFSLFKLPEGEAKIRTSPQLLLATHRFLSREVEHFCPQRVSEKVLFHLLRHPSVNQEVKFDPNNKMSPDHYLYTRNHPVDYFILLLQGRVEVEIGKEGLKFENGAFTYYGVSALTSPSSVHQSPVSTQHRSPRDTFELGEATSSSSYCPDYTVRALTDLQLIRVTRLQYLNALMASRVSQSPEQPEIKILPNSQTKLLNEKNVTQGTDL; encoded by the exons ATGGTGGTTGGCTTGGCAGAGCTACGTATTTTGTTAATGATATTGTCGGCTTGCTGGTTCGAATCTGGCGTATGTAGCCTAAACACCTCGCCGTCGGTCTACGGCCTGCGACTGGAGAATGCAACCGAGCAAGTGTACATGCCCGTCCGTGTCCTGACTGCTGCGCGTGGCTCCAGTTTTGTGCTTCGGTTGTTCGGTTCCTACCTGCTGAATGAGACCGTGGGTCCGTGGGTCGCATTCGCTAAAAAAGTGGATACAACTCCCGCTGAAGACGCGTGTAGCGTTGAAACACTGCGCAATTCCTCTGCTTTCCAAGTGCAAGAGGTTAGCTGGGTTCACGAAAACGAGGCCTTAATAAAAGTACACACCGATGACACAGACATCTCTGATGAGGTAAAAGATGAAACGCATCTGGTTTTACACTGCTTGTGCGTATTCAGTGGGCAAAAGTGGCAGTCTGCGGGGCAGGATGAATTCCGTGTAAAAGACCCGGATCTGCCATCCGAAAGGATCCCAACATGGGGTCTAGCCATAATTATTATCTTAGGAGTGTTTATATGCTCACTGATACGATGCCTGAATCTTAGTTTGCTTTGGCTCGACCCTCTGGAGCTTTATGTGCTGCACAGCTGTGGCTCAGAAGATGAGAGGCGGCTAGCGAAGCGCCTGGAGCCCATTCGGAGGAGAGGAAACTTTCTTTTATGTTCCCTGCTGTTTTTGTGTGCTTTGGGTCACTCGGTGCTTGGTGTGATTTTCTACCGTGCCTTTGGATCCATCCTTCCAGCTGTATTTGCATGTGCTGCACTCATATTCCTGGTCGCAGAATTGTTGCCCCATATCATAAGCTCGGGTTACGGCTTCTATCTCGCCCCGAGTCTTGTATGGCTGGCCCAGAGCTGTCTGATCATCACATGCCCGCTGTCATGCCCCTTAGGGCTCTTCCTGGATTTTGCACTTAAGCGTGATGTAAGCACTTGTGGAGTGCGTGAGAAGGTGATGGAGCTGATCCGGACAAATGTGAATGACCCATACAGCGAGTTTGTCAAGGAGGAGTTCCGACGTGGAACACTAAGGAGCAAGACAGTGGAGGACATCCTGACGCCACTGAAAGACTGCTTTATGCTCCCTTCCACAGCTGTTCTGGACTTTAGCACCATGTCTGAGATTATGCAGAGCGGATACACTCGCGTGCCTGTGTATGAGGAGGAGCGCTCCAACATCGTGGAGATCCTGTATGTCAAGGACCTGGCCTTGGTGGACCCTGCTGACTGCACGCCCATGACCACCATCACCAAGTTCTACAACCACCCACTTCATTTTGTCTTCAATGACACTAAGCTGGATGCCATGCTCGAGGAGTTTAAGAAAG GAAACTCTCATCTGGCCATAGTGCAGAGGGTGAATaatgagggagagggagacccCTTCTATGAGGTGCTGGGTCTAGTTACCCTAGAAGATGTGATTGAAGAGATCATCAAGTCAGAGATCCTTGATGAATCTGATGGTTATA TGAACATGAAAGTTAAGCGACCTCTTCCTCAGTTGGAGATTCCTCTGGAGCCCCGGGCGATACAGGAGGAGTTCTCTCTCTTTAAGCTCCCTGAAGGCGAGGCAAAGATCCGCACATCTCCTCAGCTTCTACTTGCTACACACCGTTTTCTCTCCAGAg AAGTGGAGCATTTCTGCCCACAGCGTGTGTCAGAAAAAGTCTTATTTCATCTCTTACGGCATCCCAGTGTCAATCAAGAAGTGAAGTTTGACCCAAACAACAAAATGAGTCCTGACCACTACCTCTACACACGTAATCATCCGGTGGACTACTTTATTCTGTTGCTGCAG GGGCGTGTGGAAGTTGAGATTGGAAAAGAGGGTCTAAAGTTTGAGAACGGAGCCTTCACCTACTATGGCGTGTCAGCACTGACCTCACCTTCCTCTG TACATCAGTCTCCAGTGTCCACACAGCACCGCTCCCCGAGAGACACATTTGAGCTGGGAGAAGCCACAAGCTCATCCAGTTACTGTCCTGACTACACAGTCCGAGCCCTCACTGACCTGCAGCTCATCAGG GTAACCCGCTTACAGTACCTCAATGCCTTGATGGCATCTCGGGTATCACAGAGCCCTGAACAACCCGAGATTAAGATCCTTCCTAACAGCCAGACCAAACTCCTAAATGAGAAGAACGTCACCCAAGGTACAGACCTGTGA
- the LOC131366513 gene encoding metal transporter CNNM3 isoform X1 — protein MVVGLAELRILLMILSACWFESGVCSLNTSPSVYGLRLENATEQVYMPVRVLTAARGSSFVLRLFGSYLLNETVGPWVAFAKKVDTTPAEDACSVETLRNSSAFQVQEVSWVHENEALIKVHTDDTDISDEVKDETHLVLHCLCVFSGQKWQSAGQDEFRVKDPDLPSERIPTWGLAIIIILGVFICSLIRCLNLSLLWLDPLELYVLHSCGSEDERRLAKRLEPIRRRGNFLLCSLLFLCALGHSVLGVIFYRAFGSILPAVFACAALIFLVAELLPHIISSGYGFYLAPSLVWLAQSCLIITCPLSCPLGLFLDFALKRDVSTCGVREKVMELIRTNVNDPYSEFVKEEFRRGTLRSKTVEDILTPLKDCFMLPSTAVLDFSTMSEIMQSGYTRVPVYEEERSNIVEILYVKDLALVDPADCTPMTTITKFYNHPLHFVFNDTKLDAMLEEFKKGNSHLAIVQRVNNEGEGDPFYEVLGLVTLEDVIEEIIKSEILDESDGYMNMKVKRPLPQLEIPLEPRAIQEEFSLFKLPEGEAKIRTSPQLLLATHRFLSREVEHFCPQRVSEKVLFHLLRHPSVNQEVKFDPNNKMSPDHYLYTRNHPVDYFILLLQGRVEVEIGKEGLKFENGAFTYYGVSALTSPSSVHQSPVSTQHRSPRDTFELGEATSSSSYCPDYTVRALTDLQLIRVTRLQYLNALMASRVSQSPEQPEIKILPNSQTKLLNEKNVTQDFSLYFSFFDAIDNYT, from the exons ATGGTGGTTGGCTTGGCAGAGCTACGTATTTTGTTAATGATATTGTCGGCTTGCTGGTTCGAATCTGGCGTATGTAGCCTAAACACCTCGCCGTCGGTCTACGGCCTGCGACTGGAGAATGCAACCGAGCAAGTGTACATGCCCGTCCGTGTCCTGACTGCTGCGCGTGGCTCCAGTTTTGTGCTTCGGTTGTTCGGTTCCTACCTGCTGAATGAGACCGTGGGTCCGTGGGTCGCATTCGCTAAAAAAGTGGATACAACTCCCGCTGAAGACGCGTGTAGCGTTGAAACACTGCGCAATTCCTCTGCTTTCCAAGTGCAAGAGGTTAGCTGGGTTCACGAAAACGAGGCCTTAATAAAAGTACACACCGATGACACAGACATCTCTGATGAGGTAAAAGATGAAACGCATCTGGTTTTACACTGCTTGTGCGTATTCAGTGGGCAAAAGTGGCAGTCTGCGGGGCAGGATGAATTCCGTGTAAAAGACCCGGATCTGCCATCCGAAAGGATCCCAACATGGGGTCTAGCCATAATTATTATCTTAGGAGTGTTTATATGCTCACTGATACGATGCCTGAATCTTAGTTTGCTTTGGCTCGACCCTCTGGAGCTTTATGTGCTGCACAGCTGTGGCTCAGAAGATGAGAGGCGGCTAGCGAAGCGCCTGGAGCCCATTCGGAGGAGAGGAAACTTTCTTTTATGTTCCCTGCTGTTTTTGTGTGCTTTGGGTCACTCGGTGCTTGGTGTGATTTTCTACCGTGCCTTTGGATCCATCCTTCCAGCTGTATTTGCATGTGCTGCACTCATATTCCTGGTCGCAGAATTGTTGCCCCATATCATAAGCTCGGGTTACGGCTTCTATCTCGCCCCGAGTCTTGTATGGCTGGCCCAGAGCTGTCTGATCATCACATGCCCGCTGTCATGCCCCTTAGGGCTCTTCCTGGATTTTGCACTTAAGCGTGATGTAAGCACTTGTGGAGTGCGTGAGAAGGTGATGGAGCTGATCCGGACAAATGTGAATGACCCATACAGCGAGTTTGTCAAGGAGGAGTTCCGACGTGGAACACTAAGGAGCAAGACAGTGGAGGACATCCTGACGCCACTGAAAGACTGCTTTATGCTCCCTTCCACAGCTGTTCTGGACTTTAGCACCATGTCTGAGATTATGCAGAGCGGATACACTCGCGTGCCTGTGTATGAGGAGGAGCGCTCCAACATCGTGGAGATCCTGTATGTCAAGGACCTGGCCTTGGTGGACCCTGCTGACTGCACGCCCATGACCACCATCACCAAGTTCTACAACCACCCACTTCATTTTGTCTTCAATGACACTAAGCTGGATGCCATGCTCGAGGAGTTTAAGAAAG GAAACTCTCATCTGGCCATAGTGCAGAGGGTGAATaatgagggagagggagacccCTTCTATGAGGTGCTGGGTCTAGTTACCCTAGAAGATGTGATTGAAGAGATCATCAAGTCAGAGATCCTTGATGAATCTGATGGTTATA TGAACATGAAAGTTAAGCGACCTCTTCCTCAGTTGGAGATTCCTCTGGAGCCCCGGGCGATACAGGAGGAGTTCTCTCTCTTTAAGCTCCCTGAAGGCGAGGCAAAGATCCGCACATCTCCTCAGCTTCTACTTGCTACACACCGTTTTCTCTCCAGAg AAGTGGAGCATTTCTGCCCACAGCGTGTGTCAGAAAAAGTCTTATTTCATCTCTTACGGCATCCCAGTGTCAATCAAGAAGTGAAGTTTGACCCAAACAACAAAATGAGTCCTGACCACTACCTCTACACACGTAATCATCCGGTGGACTACTTTATTCTGTTGCTGCAG GGGCGTGTGGAAGTTGAGATTGGAAAAGAGGGTCTAAAGTTTGAGAACGGAGCCTTCACCTACTATGGCGTGTCAGCACTGACCTCACCTTCCTCTG TACATCAGTCTCCAGTGTCCACACAGCACCGCTCCCCGAGAGACACATTTGAGCTGGGAGAAGCCACAAGCTCATCCAGTTACTGTCCTGACTACACAGTCCGAGCCCTCACTGACCTGCAGCTCATCAGG GTAACCCGCTTACAGTACCTCAATGCCTTGATGGCATCTCGGGTATCACAGAGCCCTGAACAACCCGAGATTAAGATCCTTCCTAACAGCCAGACCAAACTCCTAAATGAGAAGAACGTCACCCAAG ATTTTTCTCTTTACTTTTCATTCTTTGATGCAATTGACAACTACACTTAA
- the LOC131366513 gene encoding metal transporter CNNM3 isoform X2 — translation MVVGLAELRILLMILSACWFESGVCSLNTSPSVYGLRLENATEQVYMPVRVLTAARGSSFVLRLFGSYLLNETVGPWVAFAKKVDTTPAEDACSVETLRNSSAFQVQEVSWVHENEALIKVHTDDTDISDEVKDETHLVLHCLCVFSGQKWQSAGQDEFRVKDPDLPSERIPTWGLAIIIILGVFICSLIRCLNLSLLWLDPLELYVLHSCGSEDERRLAKRLEPIRRRGNFLLCSLLFLCALGHSVLGVIFYRAFGSILPAVFACAALIFLVAELLPHIISSGYGFYLAPSLVWLAQSCLIITCPLSCPLGLFLDFALKRDVSTCGVREKVMELIRTNVNDPYSEFVKEEFRRGTLRSKTVEDILTPLKDCFMLPSTAVLDFSTMSEIMQSGYTRVPVYEEERSNIVEILYVKDLALVDPADCTPMTTITKFYNHPLHFVFNDTKLDAMLEEFKKGNSHLAIVQRVNNEGEGDPFYEVLGLVTLEDVIEEIIKSEILDESDGYMNMKVKRPLPQLEIPLEPRAIQEEFSLFKLPEGEAKIRTSPQLLLATHRFLSREVEHFCPQRVSEKVLFHLLRHPSVNQEVKFDPNNKMSPDHYLYTRNHPVDYFILLLQGRVEVEIGKEGLKFENGAFTYYGVSALTSPSSVHQSPVSTQHRSPRDTFELGEATSSSSYCPDYTVRALTDLQLIRVTRLQYLNALMASRVSQSPEQPEIKILPNSQTKLLNEKNVTQEDVSM, via the exons ATGGTGGTTGGCTTGGCAGAGCTACGTATTTTGTTAATGATATTGTCGGCTTGCTGGTTCGAATCTGGCGTATGTAGCCTAAACACCTCGCCGTCGGTCTACGGCCTGCGACTGGAGAATGCAACCGAGCAAGTGTACATGCCCGTCCGTGTCCTGACTGCTGCGCGTGGCTCCAGTTTTGTGCTTCGGTTGTTCGGTTCCTACCTGCTGAATGAGACCGTGGGTCCGTGGGTCGCATTCGCTAAAAAAGTGGATACAACTCCCGCTGAAGACGCGTGTAGCGTTGAAACACTGCGCAATTCCTCTGCTTTCCAAGTGCAAGAGGTTAGCTGGGTTCACGAAAACGAGGCCTTAATAAAAGTACACACCGATGACACAGACATCTCTGATGAGGTAAAAGATGAAACGCATCTGGTTTTACACTGCTTGTGCGTATTCAGTGGGCAAAAGTGGCAGTCTGCGGGGCAGGATGAATTCCGTGTAAAAGACCCGGATCTGCCATCCGAAAGGATCCCAACATGGGGTCTAGCCATAATTATTATCTTAGGAGTGTTTATATGCTCACTGATACGATGCCTGAATCTTAGTTTGCTTTGGCTCGACCCTCTGGAGCTTTATGTGCTGCACAGCTGTGGCTCAGAAGATGAGAGGCGGCTAGCGAAGCGCCTGGAGCCCATTCGGAGGAGAGGAAACTTTCTTTTATGTTCCCTGCTGTTTTTGTGTGCTTTGGGTCACTCGGTGCTTGGTGTGATTTTCTACCGTGCCTTTGGATCCATCCTTCCAGCTGTATTTGCATGTGCTGCACTCATATTCCTGGTCGCAGAATTGTTGCCCCATATCATAAGCTCGGGTTACGGCTTCTATCTCGCCCCGAGTCTTGTATGGCTGGCCCAGAGCTGTCTGATCATCACATGCCCGCTGTCATGCCCCTTAGGGCTCTTCCTGGATTTTGCACTTAAGCGTGATGTAAGCACTTGTGGAGTGCGTGAGAAGGTGATGGAGCTGATCCGGACAAATGTGAATGACCCATACAGCGAGTTTGTCAAGGAGGAGTTCCGACGTGGAACACTAAGGAGCAAGACAGTGGAGGACATCCTGACGCCACTGAAAGACTGCTTTATGCTCCCTTCCACAGCTGTTCTGGACTTTAGCACCATGTCTGAGATTATGCAGAGCGGATACACTCGCGTGCCTGTGTATGAGGAGGAGCGCTCCAACATCGTGGAGATCCTGTATGTCAAGGACCTGGCCTTGGTGGACCCTGCTGACTGCACGCCCATGACCACCATCACCAAGTTCTACAACCACCCACTTCATTTTGTCTTCAATGACACTAAGCTGGATGCCATGCTCGAGGAGTTTAAGAAAG GAAACTCTCATCTGGCCATAGTGCAGAGGGTGAATaatgagggagagggagacccCTTCTATGAGGTGCTGGGTCTAGTTACCCTAGAAGATGTGATTGAAGAGATCATCAAGTCAGAGATCCTTGATGAATCTGATGGTTATA TGAACATGAAAGTTAAGCGACCTCTTCCTCAGTTGGAGATTCCTCTGGAGCCCCGGGCGATACAGGAGGAGTTCTCTCTCTTTAAGCTCCCTGAAGGCGAGGCAAAGATCCGCACATCTCCTCAGCTTCTACTTGCTACACACCGTTTTCTCTCCAGAg AAGTGGAGCATTTCTGCCCACAGCGTGTGTCAGAAAAAGTCTTATTTCATCTCTTACGGCATCCCAGTGTCAATCAAGAAGTGAAGTTTGACCCAAACAACAAAATGAGTCCTGACCACTACCTCTACACACGTAATCATCCGGTGGACTACTTTATTCTGTTGCTGCAG GGGCGTGTGGAAGTTGAGATTGGAAAAGAGGGTCTAAAGTTTGAGAACGGAGCCTTCACCTACTATGGCGTGTCAGCACTGACCTCACCTTCCTCTG TACATCAGTCTCCAGTGTCCACACAGCACCGCTCCCCGAGAGACACATTTGAGCTGGGAGAAGCCACAAGCTCATCCAGTTACTGTCCTGACTACACAGTCCGAGCCCTCACTGACCTGCAGCTCATCAGG GTAACCCGCTTACAGTACCTCAATGCCTTGATGGCATCTCGGGTATCACAGAGCCCTGAACAACCCGAGATTAAGATCCTTCCTAACAGCCAGACCAAACTCCTAAATGAGAAGAACGTCACCCAAG AGGATGTGAGCATGTGA
- the LOC131366516 gene encoding interleukin-1 beta-like has protein sequence MADKDLLMLESYFASDYGFDSDDTDFDELDCSDPLAMSGRCDMHNGIRIEVTKEPLSMRSVANIVIALKRLKHTQHVQSTEFTDQDLFNIFMENVIEESVVINLECSESKSYSMQDKIVQCTICDKSKRALVQRDKLPILLAITLKGGNENNKAWFNLSAFNPPNCKENTKGQPVCLGIVKSNLFLSCKLQNEIPFLSIEEVEDKENLKAIRENDEMERFLFFRKGSGDTLNTFESVRYPGWFITTSKDDFKPVQMSKQQSSHLQLFTLHDETVVPQNEF, from the exons ATGGCTGACAAAGATTTGTTAATGCTGGAAAG CTACTTTGCCAGCGACTATGGCTTTGATTCAGACGACACAGATTTTGATGAGCTGGACTGCTCTGATCCTTTGGCCATG AGCGGCAGATGTGACATGCACAATGGAATCCGTATCGAGGTCACCAAGGAGCCTCTTAGCATGCGCAGTGTTGCTAACATTGTAATTGCTCTGAAGAGGCTGAAGCACACTCAACATGTTCAGTCCACAGAGTTCACAGACCAGGACCTCTTCAATATCTTCATGGAGAATGTGATTGAAG AGAGCGTGGTGATCAATTTGGAGTGTAGCGAATCCAAGAGTTACAGCATGCAGGACAAGATTGTGCAGTGTACAATATGTGACAAGTCCAAAAGGGCCTTGGTGCAGAGAGACAAGCTTCCTATTCTGCTGGCCATTACTCTGAAGGGTGGAAATGAGAATAATAAAG catGGTTCAACCTCTCAGCCTTCAATCCACCAAACtgcaaagaaaacacaaaaggcCAGCCTGTGTGTTTGGGAATTGTGAAGAGCAACCTCTTTCTGTCATGCAAACTTCAGAATGAAATTCCTTTTCTCAGCATAGAG GAGGTAGAAGACAAAGAGAATCTGAAGGCCATCAGGGAGAATGATGAAATGGAGCGCTTCCTTTTCTTCAGAAAGGGCTCTGGTGACACCCTGAACACCTTCGAGTCGGTCAGATACCCGGGCTGGTTCATCACCACTTCCAAGGACGACTTTAAGCCAGTGCAAATGTCTAAACAGCAATCCAGCCACCTCCAGCTGTTCACACTCCATGATGAGACAGTAGTCCCTCAGAATGAGTTCTAA
- the LOC131366514 gene encoding interleukin-1 beta-like — MADKDLLMLESYFASDYGFDSDDTDFDELDCSDPLAMSGRCDMHNGIRIEVTKEPLSMRSVANIVIALKRLKHTQHVQSTEFTDQDLFNIFMENVIEESVVINLECSESKSYSMQDKIVQCTICDKSKRALVQKEKPPILLAITLKGGNEDTKAWFNLSAFNPPNCKENTKGQPVCLGIVKSNLFLSCKLQNEIPFLSIEEVEDKENLKAIRENDEMERFLFLRKGSGDTLNTFESVRYPGWFITTSKDDFKPVQMSKQQSSHLQLFTLHDETVVPQNEF; from the exons ATGGCTGACAAAGACTTGTTAATGCTGGAAAG CTACTTTGCCAGCGACTATGGCTTTGATTCAGACGACACAGATTTTGATGAGCTGGACTGCTCTGATCCTTTGGCCATG AGCGGCAGATGTGACATGCACAATGGAATCCGTATCGAGGTCACCAAGGAGCCTCTTAGCATGCGCAGTGTTGCTAACATTGTAATTGCTCTGAAGAGGCTGAAGCACACTCAACATGTTCAGTCCACAGAGTTCACAGACCAGGACCTCTTCAATATCTTCATGGAGAATGTGATTGAAG AGAGCGTGGTGATCAATTTGGAGTGTAGCGAATCCAAGAGTTATAGCATGCAGGACAAGATTGTGCAGTGTACAATATGTGACAAGTCCAAAAGGGCCTTGGTGCAGAAGGAAAAGCCTCCTATTCTGCTGGCCATTACTCTGAAAGGTGGAAATGAAGACACTAAAG catGGTTCAACCTCTCAGCCTTCAACCCACCAAACtgcaaagaaaacacaaaaggcCAGCCTGTGTGTTTGGGAATTGTGAAGAGCAACCTCTTTCTGTCATGCAAACTTCAGAATGAAATTCCTTTTCTCAGCATAGAG GAGGTAGAAGACAAAGAGAATCTGAAGGCCATCAGAGAGAATGATGAAATGGAGCGCTTCCTTTTTCTCAGAAAGGGCTCTGGTGACACCCTGAACACCTTCGAGTCAGTCAGATACCCGGGCTGGTTCATCACCACTTCCAAGGACGACTTTAAGCCAGTGCAAATGTCTAAACAGCAATCCAGCCACCTCCAGCTGTTCACACTCCATGATGAGACAGTAGTCCCTCAGAATGAGTTCTGA